From the genome of Terriglobia bacterium:
CCGCGACGGAGCGCGTGTCGGCCCGCAGGCCTACACGAATTGCCTTGAGCGCGCTTTCCTTGGCGCTCCAGAGCAGAGCGACAAGTCGGTTGCGCTCCGCCGCGGCCACACGCGCGAGAAGAGCCTGCTCTTCGGCGGTAAAGAAATCGCCGATGAAGGCGTCGCTGTGTGGCTCGATCAATTCCAGATCGCAGCCCAGGGCCAGGCCGGGTTCGGCGACCGCGCAAACCGCAGCCCCGGTGCGGTGGCTGAGCGAAACGGTGACGGGGGCAGGCTGGCCGGCAAGAAATACTACGGGTGCGCCGCTTGGCGCGGGGCGCAGTTCAATGCGCCTGAAATCCTGGGGCGCAACGAGGCGGAGATAACGAGCGACGGCGGACTTGGCGGTCCAGCGTCCCAGCCGCCAGTCGGCGCGGCGCTTGGCAATCAGCATGGCGTCCAGGCGCGTGCATTCGGCGGCGCTCAGCCAGGCGTCGTCGAGCGGCACGTCCGCCGCTGTCTGCTCCGTCCAGTAAACTTTCACGGCACCACCGATCACGCCACCGTTTGCAGTGCCTTCAACTTCTCGCTGCTCGCGCCGGCGGGAAGCACGACGGTGCGATAGCCCTTGAGCAGCACATAACGATTCCCGGCCGCGTCCACGACCTCGGCATCGAAGGTCCCCTGGTCCGGATGCGACGTTGCCACGGCGTACAACGGGCCCTGTGCCTGCTCCGGCGCGCGGAAGACGCAGAGTCGATCGATGCGCTGCGGCAGGCCGAAGCGACCCTGCTCGACGATTTCCCAGAGCCCGGAGGTCTGGAAGCAAAGCTCGATGAGGCGCGGTGCGGCGACGAGCGACGTCTCGGGCGGAACATGATTGCTCGGCAAACTTGGCGAGAACAGCCCGATCGTTCGCTTGCCCTGGCGCCAAGCACGCTGAACAACCTGGTACGCCGGCCCGTGAAAATACACGCGGTAAATGTCGGCGGCCCCGATGAC
Proteins encoded in this window:
- a CDS encoding 4'-phosphopantetheinyl transferase superfamily protein codes for the protein MKVYWTEQTAADVPLDDAWLSAAECTRLDAMLIAKRRADWRLGRWTAKSAVARYLRLVAPQDFRRIELRPAPSGAPVVFLAGQPAPVTVSLSHRTGAAVCAVAEPGLALGCDLELIEPHSDAFIGDFFTAEEQALLARVAAAERNRLVALLWSAKESALKAIRVGLRADTRSVAVSPADSLMYGSGTRVWRPLHLRFTGGQFAEGWWQDDGNLLRTLVAAPPPAAPILLAIPSAPRPTAQTSRL